The Paracoccus sediminicola genome has a segment encoding these proteins:
- a CDS encoding reverse transcriptase domain-containing protein, translating into MEDEFDFTAKDLKHYPHFDAPITLKEIRRLVTDPKKVAANSFYPFFLYEESWQPYRSTDAAKPDKKTRPIRYGARRDAYLFAFYRRKLSRLYEARLREMGIEDCPIAYRQVLKPGRGGGKCNIDLAKDAFDEIDRLGDCVAVALDVKGYFENLDHKRIKRIWCDLLGVEELPPDHYAVFKNITKYRYVDQRSVYSRLGYFGLRERNGHMIPGFLMPFRDMPKQLCSNADFRAKICGGDPKHGPSLVQKNVLPHGVPQGAPISDLIANFYMLEFDAVMAEYARARDGRYMRYSDDILMILPGGSPEARAAIDFATAEMRKHGPELRIKDAKTCVAQFQRAPGGLRFHHLKQRPDEAAKNGFEYLGFRYDGRRVYVRDSTISRFYSKVAGAAKRDARRHIEKNAEIDAVALIGSFDYALFSQRFSKVKKSNLTSDYRSWTFYSYLKRSAAAFGAKGDRILRQARAFDDFMRERVRSAIVSGVAKRKAPLKPAHSLPQSTSTAAHST; encoded by the coding sequence ATGGAAGACGAGTTTGATTTCACCGCCAAGGACCTCAAGCACTATCCGCATTTCGATGCGCCGATCACGCTGAAAGAAATTCGCCGCCTCGTCACAGACCCGAAGAAGGTGGCAGCCAACTCTTTCTACCCCTTCTTCCTCTATGAAGAGTCATGGCAACCGTACCGCTCTACGGATGCGGCCAAGCCAGATAAGAAGACGCGACCGATCCGATACGGCGCGCGGCGAGACGCCTACCTCTTTGCCTTCTACCGACGGAAACTCTCCCGCCTATATGAGGCGCGCCTCCGGGAGATGGGCATTGAGGATTGCCCAATAGCGTACCGGCAGGTGTTGAAGCCGGGGCGGGGCGGCGGGAAATGCAACATCGACCTCGCCAAGGACGCCTTCGATGAAATCGACCGGCTCGGGGATTGCGTGGCGGTTGCGCTCGACGTCAAAGGCTACTTTGAGAACTTGGACCACAAACGGATCAAGCGCATTTGGTGCGACCTCCTGGGCGTCGAAGAACTGCCGCCGGACCACTACGCGGTCTTCAAGAACATCACCAAGTACAGATATGTTGATCAGCGCTCTGTCTATTCGCGGCTTGGCTATTTTGGGCTGCGGGAGCGCAACGGGCACATGATCCCGGGCTTTCTGATGCCCTTCCGCGATATGCCCAAGCAGCTATGTTCCAACGCGGACTTCCGCGCCAAGATTTGCGGCGGTGATCCGAAGCACGGTCCCTCGCTCGTCCAGAAGAACGTCCTCCCGCATGGTGTCCCGCAAGGTGCGCCGATCTCAGACCTGATCGCGAACTTCTACATGTTGGAGTTTGACGCGGTGATGGCTGAGTACGCCCGAGCTAGGGACGGGCGCTACATGCGTTACTCGGATGACATTTTGATGATCCTGCCCGGGGGGAGCCCTGAAGCACGGGCCGCCATCGACTTCGCCACGGCTGAGATGCGCAAGCATGGGCCGGAGCTGCGAATCAAAGACGCCAAGACCTGTGTTGCGCAATTCCAGCGAGCGCCTGGCGGGCTGCGGTTCCACCATTTGAAACAGAGGCCCGACGAGGCAGCAAAGAATGGATTCGAGTACTTGGGTTTCCGGTACGATGGACGGCGTGTCTATGTACGTGACAGCACTATTTCCAGGTTCTACAGCAAGGTAGCTGGTGCGGCGAAACGCGATGCGCGGCGGCACATTGAGAAGAATGCGGAGATAGACGCAGTTGCATTGATCGGAAGTTTTGACTACGCGCTGTTCTCCCAGCGGTTCAGCAAGGTCAAGAAGTCGAACTTGACCAGCGACTATCGTAGTTGGACGTTCTACTCCTATCTTAAAAGATCAGCCGCAGCGTTTGGTGCCAAGGGAGACCGTATACTGCGGCAGGCTCGAGCTTTTGATGATTTCATGCGCGAACGGGTTAGATCAGCAATTGTATCGGGCGTAGCTAAACGGAAGGCCCCCCTCAAACCCGCCCATTCCTTGCCGCAATCAACTTCAACCGCAGCGCATTCAACCTAA
- a CDS encoding helix-turn-helix domain-containing protein, translating into MQHDDIDSRLGARIRAERESRGWSLTDLAERAAVSRAMIHKIERGDSSPTANLLGKLSGAFGLSMSTLLARTEASIGHLLRRDGQPLWTDPETGYVRRQVSPRSDMPLDLVEVSLPAGKEVPMPASAYAFIRQLIWVLEGDLTFIEGHVHHELRQGDCLHLGPPTDCIFRNKGERACTYAVIVLRDS; encoded by the coding sequence ATGCAGCACGATGACATTGACAGCAGACTTGGTGCCCGCATCCGGGCCGAACGGGAAAGCCGCGGCTGGTCCTTGACGGACCTGGCCGAGCGGGCGGCCGTTTCGCGCGCCATGATCCACAAGATCGAGCGCGGGGACAGCAGCCCGACCGCGAACCTGCTCGGGAAACTGTCCGGGGCCTTTGGCCTCAGCATGTCAACCTTACTGGCGCGAACCGAAGCATCGATCGGACATCTTCTGCGCAGGGACGGCCAACCCCTCTGGACCGATCCGGAAACAGGGTATGTCCGGCGGCAGGTGTCCCCACGCTCTGACATGCCACTTGATCTTGTAGAGGTGAGCCTGCCGGCGGGAAAGGAGGTGCCCATGCCCGCGTCGGCCTATGCCTTCATCCGTCAGCTGATCTGGGTTCTGGAAGGGGATCTGACATTCATCGAAGGGCATGTTCATCATGAACTGCGCCAAGGGGATTGCTTGCATCTGGGTCCACCCACCGACTGCATCTTCCGCAACAAAGGTGAGCGAGCCTGCACCTATGCCGTGATCGTTCTGCGCGATAGCTGA
- the ilvA gene encoding threonine ammonia-lyase IlvA, with translation MSKFTADVTAAETALRDLFPATPLQLNEHLSARYGTEIWLKREDLTPVRSYKLRGAFNAMRKAMAAGSTPHFVCASAGNHAQGVAFACRHFGARGTIFMPVTTPKQKIDKTRIFGGDSVEIVLTGDYFDQTLAASQQFSAEHGAAFLSPFDSADVIEGQATVAHELMAQLPAAPDLVVLPVGGGGLSAGMTSYLAEKSPDTRYAFAEPQGGASLKSALRAGMQITLDRVDSFVDGAAVARIGDLPFARLRGFAPEQVVTPPEDRLCMTILEMLNVEGIVLEPAGALSIDALRDLHEAGALQGRRVVCVCSGGNFDFERLPEVKERAQRYAGLKKYFILRLPQRPGALRDFLTTLGPEDDIARFEYLKKSARNFGSVLIGIETTEPDNLTALMARLDAAGFTYQDITRDELLAQFLI, from the coding sequence ATGTCAAAATTTACCGCCGATGTCACCGCCGCCGAAACCGCGCTGCGTGACCTTTTCCCGGCCACGCCGCTGCAATTGAACGAGCATCTCTCGGCCCGCTACGGCACCGAGATCTGGCTGAAACGCGAGGATTTGACGCCGGTCCGCAGCTACAAGCTGCGCGGCGCGTTCAACGCGATGCGCAAGGCTATGGCGGCGGGCAGCACGCCGCATTTCGTCTGTGCCAGCGCCGGGAACCATGCGCAGGGCGTGGCCTTTGCTTGCCGCCATTTCGGCGCGCGCGGCACGATTTTCATGCCGGTGACGACACCGAAACAGAAGATCGACAAGACGCGGATCTTCGGCGGAGACAGCGTCGAGATCGTGCTGACGGGCGATTATTTCGACCAGACGCTTGCCGCCTCGCAGCAATTTTCCGCAGAACATGGTGCGGCGTTTCTGTCGCCCTTCGACTCCGCCGATGTGATCGAAGGTCAGGCGACCGTCGCGCATGAGCTGATGGCCCAGCTGCCTGCCGCGCCCGATCTGGTCGTGCTGCCGGTGGGCGGTGGCGGGCTTTCGGCGGGGATGACCAGCTATCTGGCGGAAAAATCGCCAGACACGCGCTATGCCTTTGCCGAACCGCAGGGCGGCGCCAGCCTCAAATCGGCGCTGCGGGCCGGGATGCAGATCACGCTCGACCGGGTGGACAGCTTCGTCGACGGTGCCGCCGTGGCGCGGATCGGCGATTTGCCCTTCGCCCGGCTGCGCGGCTTCGCGCCCGAGCAGGTGGTGACCCCGCCCGAGGACCGGCTCTGCATGACCATTCTCGAGATGCTGAATGTCGAGGGCATCGTGCTGGAACCGGCTGGCGCGCTGTCCATCGACGCGCTTCGCGACCTGCACGAGGCCGGCGCCCTTCAGGGTCGCCGCGTGGTCTGCGTCTGTTCTGGCGGAAATTTTGATTTCGAACGCCTTCCCGAGGTGAAGGAACGCGCGCAGCGTTATGCGGGGCTGAAGAAATACTTCATCCTCCGCCTGCCGCAGCGCCCTGGCGCATTACGCGATTTCCTCACCACGCTGGGGCCGGAGGACGATATTGCGCGCTTCGAATATCTGAAGAAGTCCGCGCGGAATTTCGGCTCGGTCCTGATCGGGATCGAGACCACCGAACCGGATAATCTTACCGCGCTGATGGCCCGGCTGGACGCCGCCGGGTTCACCTATCAGGACATCACCCGTGACGAGCTTCTGGCGCAGTTCCTGATCTGA
- a CDS encoding GNAT family N-acetyltransferase — MEIRDADEHDLEGVMAIYNDAVEHTTAIWNDTKVDLANRLAWLADRRHAGYPVLVAVGDDGDVLGYASFGDWRAFDGYRHTVEHSVYVRADARGGGIGKALMEALIQRAKAIGKHVMVAGIEAGNTGSIRLHEKLGFEQVGLLTEVGTKFGTWLDLAFLQIRLDQRTIPDLQQGR; from the coding sequence ATGGAAATCCGCGATGCGGACGAGCATGATCTTGAAGGGGTCATGGCGATCTACAACGATGCTGTCGAACACACGACCGCGATCTGGAATGACACGAAAGTGGATCTTGCGAACCGGCTGGCATGGCTCGCGGATCGGCGTCACGCAGGATATCCCGTGCTTGTGGCTGTGGGAGACGATGGTGATGTCCTCGGCTATGCCTCTTTTGGAGACTGGCGCGCCTTTGACGGTTATCGCCACACGGTCGAGCATTCCGTCTACGTCCGCGCAGACGCACGCGGCGGTGGTATCGGCAAGGCGCTGATGGAAGCCCTGATCCAGCGCGCGAAAGCCATTGGCAAGCATGTGATGGTCGCAGGGATTGAGGCCGGCAACACCGGATCAATCCGGTTGCACGAGAAACTAGGCTTCGAGCAAGTGGGGTTGCTGACGGAAGTAGGCACCAAGTTCGGCACTTGGCTCGACCTTGCGTTTCTGCAGATTAGGCTCGACCAGCGGACGATCCCCGATCTTCAGCAAGGGAGATGA
- a CDS encoding argininosuccinate synthase, with amino-acid sequence MTAPKKVVLAYSGGLDTSIILKWLQTEYGCEVITFTADLGQGEELEPARKKAELLGIKPENIHIDDLREEFTRDFVFPMFRANAVYEGLYLLGTSIARPLISQRLVEIARQHGADAVAHGATGKGNDQVRFELSCYALDPNIRVIAPWREWNLSSRTRLIEFAEEHQIPIAKDKRGEAPFSVDANLLHTSSEGKALEDPAVEAPEYVYQRTVNPEDAPDQPEHIEITFERGDAVAINGQQMSPATILTELNDLGRKHGIGRLDFVENRFVGMKSRGIYETPGGTILLEAHRGIEQITLDAGAGHLKDSLMPRYAELIYNGFWFSPEREMLQAAIDKSQEHVTGTVRLKLYKGSAHTVGRWSDHSLYSEAHVTFEDDAGAYDQKDAAGFIRLNALRLKLIAARNGRV; translated from the coding sequence ATGACCGCGCCGAAGAAAGTCGTGCTTGCCTATTCCGGGGGCCTCGACACCTCGATCATCCTGAAATGGCTGCAGACCGAATATGGCTGCGAGGTGATCACCTTCACCGCCGATCTCGGTCAGGGAGAGGAACTGGAACCGGCGCGCAAAAAGGCCGAACTGCTGGGCATCAAGCCCGAGAACATCCATATCGACGACCTGCGCGAGGAATTCACCCGCGATTTCGTCTTCCCGATGTTCCGCGCCAATGCCGTCTATGAAGGTCTTTACCTGCTGGGCACCTCGATCGCCCGCCCGCTGATCTCGCAGCGGCTGGTGGAAATCGCCCGCCAGCACGGCGCCGACGCGGTCGCCCATGGCGCCACCGGCAAGGGCAATGATCAGGTCCGGTTCGAACTGTCCTGCTACGCGCTCGACCCCAATATCCGCGTGATCGCCCCCTGGCGCGAATGGAACCTCTCCAGCCGCACCAGGCTGATCGAATTCGCCGAGGAACACCAGATCCCCATCGCCAAGGACAAGCGCGGCGAGGCCCCGTTCAGCGTCGATGCCAACCTTCTGCACACCAGCAGCGAAGGCAAGGCGCTGGAGGACCCCGCGGTCGAGGCCCCCGAATATGTCTATCAGCGCACCGTGAACCCCGAGGATGCGCCCGATCAGCCAGAACATATCGAGATCACCTTTGAACGCGGCGACGCCGTGGCCATCAACGGCCAGCAGATGTCCCCCGCGACCATCCTGACAGAGCTGAACGATCTCGGCCGCAAACACGGCATCGGCCGGCTCGATTTCGTGGAAAACCGTTTCGTCGGCATGAAGTCCCGCGGCATTTACGAAACCCCCGGCGGCACCATCCTGCTGGAGGCCCATCGCGGGATCGAACAGATCACGCTGGACGCGGGCGCGGGCCATCTGAAGGATTCGCTGATGCCCCGCTATGCCGAGCTGATCTATAACGGCTTCTGGTTCTCGCCCGAGCGCGAGATGCTGCAGGCCGCCATCGACAAATCGCAGGAGCACGTCACCGGCACCGTGCGGCTGAAGCTCTACAAGGGGTCGGCGCACACGGTCGGCCGCTGGTCCGACCACTCCCTTTACTCCGAGGCCCATGTCACCTTCGAGGACGACGCCGGCGCCTATGACCAGAAGGACGCGGCAGGGTTCATTAGGTTGAATGCGCTGCGGTTGAAGTTGATTGCGGCAAGGAATGGGCGGGTTTGA
- a CDS encoding Hpt domain-containing protein, protein MIDWKRVAELHDELGADHFASVVELFLDEIEGIVMRLRQDDPSQLESDLYFLKGSASNLGFGSFANLCHQNEIEVRNGRVGEVDLGALMDCYAASKKEFVASPHRISGAA, encoded by the coding sequence ATGATCGACTGGAAGCGGGTCGCGGAACTGCATGACGAACTCGGCGCGGATCATTTCGCTTCGGTGGTCGAACTGTTTCTGGACGAAATCGAAGGCATCGTGATGCGGTTGCGGCAGGATGACCCGTCGCAGCTGGAAAGCGATCTGTATTTCCTCAAGGGCAGCGCGTCGAATCTGGGCTTCGGCAGCTTCGCGAATTTGTGCCATCAAAACGAGATCGAGGTGCGGAACGGCCGCGTCGGCGAAGTGGATCTGGGCGCTCTGATGGACTGCTATGCGGCGTCGAAAAAGGAATTCGTTGCCTCACCGCACCGGATCAGCGGGGCGGCCTGA
- a CDS encoding DMT family transporter, translated as MTPLITLCLLVAAGAALVIQNLLMAKISGSVSTVLIALVMNSAVGLVFLSALLLWRAGPGAVSEIAGAFRPWFVIPGLLGSFFVFASIIGYQQLGAAATISTFIASQLIVGLAWDMARSDDVTIQGIMTAALGAGLLICGVFIIVSRHR; from the coding sequence ATGACGCCGCTTATTACCCTGTGCCTGCTTGTTGCGGCAGGTGCGGCGCTGGTCATCCAGAACCTGCTGATGGCGAAGATAAGCGGATCGGTATCGACCGTGCTGATCGCGCTGGTGATGAACTCGGCCGTTGGCCTGGTGTTTCTGTCCGCTCTCCTGCTCTGGAGGGCTGGTCCCGGCGCCGTCAGCGAAATCGCCGGTGCGTTCCGTCCCTGGTTTGTCATCCCTGGGCTTCTGGGCTCGTTCTTCGTCTTCGCCAGCATCATCGGATACCAGCAGCTCGGGGCTGCCGCGACAATTTCCACCTTTATCGCCAGCCAGCTTATCGTTGGGCTGGCTTGGGATATGGCGCGATCCGATGACGTCACCATTCAGGGGATCATGACGGCGGCACTTGGCGCCGGCCTGTTGATCTGCGGCGTGTTTATCATTGTGTCACGCCATCGGTAG
- the mog gene encoding molybdopterin adenylyltransferase, whose protein sequence is MSDPTRPARIAILTVSDRTASGEYEDKGGPGAEAWLRETIVSPVKITRAIVPDGREGTAAKLRELAEFADLILVTGGTGPAPRDLTPEAVSDVAEREYPGFGEEMRRASLREVPTAILSRQTAVSVGKTLIITIPGKPSAIATCLNAVFAAVPYCLDLLGAGHIETDPAKIKAFRPKKQP, encoded by the coding sequence ATGAGTGATCCAACCCGCCCCGCCCGCATCGCCATCCTCACCGTCTCGGACCGCACCGCGTCGGGGGAATATGAAGACAAGGGCGGCCCCGGCGCCGAGGCATGGTTGCGCGAAACCATTGTTTCTCCTGTGAAAATCACCCGCGCCATCGTCCCCGACGGGCGCGAGGGCACTGCCGCGAAGCTGCGCGAGCTGGCCGAATTCGCCGACCTGATCCTGGTCACCGGCGGCACCGGCCCCGCCCCCCGCGACCTCACGCCAGAGGCCGTGTCAGACGTCGCAGAACGCGAATATCCCGGTTTCGGCGAAGAAATGCGCCGCGCCTCGCTGCGCGAGGTCCCGACCGCGATCCTGTCCCGCCAGACTGCCGTAAGTGTCGGAAAAACCTTGATAATCACGATCCCCGGCAAGCCCTCGGCCATTGCCACCTGCCTGAACGCCGTCTTTGCCGCGGTGCCCTATTGCCTCGATCTGCTGGGCGCCGGCCACATCGAAACAGACCCCGCGAAAATCAAGGCCTTCCGCCCGAAGAAGCAGCCCTAG
- a CDS encoding ABC transporter permease: MTAAATGTHELAGPSRTRGRVWVFAAYAIAALVLLPVLALAWEASRGSEGLWLHLAKNVLPHAISQTLTLLAGVGVLVAVIGTGCAWLVTAYDFCGRRVLEWALLLPLAVPTYIVAYAYLDLLHPLGPVQELVRDMLGYDSPREFRLPDIRSMPGAILLLSLVLYPYVYLPTRAMFMTQSANLVEAARALGTTRRQVFRRVALPLARPAIAVGVSLALMETLNDIGASEFLGVRSLTISIYTTWVTRSDLPGAAQISLAMLVLVVALISLERWARRRQRYASSTQRSRSFAPRELHGRAAAFAFLIGALPVALGFLAPALYLAIEAWRRFSFAGLSDDLLIEARNTFLLSAIATSAVLISGVVIAYAARAFPRRAVLVAQRVATLGYAMPGTVLALGILVVVAGLDRWIAASAREILGISTGLILIGSGAALGYAYLARFLAISVGSVEAGFSRVPRSYDHVARTLGKGVSGVLWQVHLPLSRGALAAAGLLVFVDCMKELSATLLLRPLNFETLATHLYGEAARGTYEDAALAALAIVLVGLLPVVLLARVGRGRD, from the coding sequence GTGACTGCCGCCGCCACCGGGACGCACGAGCTCGCCGGACCCTCTCGCACGCGCGGGAGGGTCTGGGTCTTTGCGGCCTATGCGATTGCGGCACTCGTCCTGCTTCCGGTGCTGGCTCTGGCATGGGAGGCATCGCGCGGCTCGGAGGGTCTCTGGTTGCATCTGGCGAAGAATGTGCTGCCACATGCGATCAGTCAGACCCTGACCCTGCTGGCCGGGGTCGGGGTGCTCGTCGCCGTGATCGGCACAGGCTGCGCTTGGCTGGTGACCGCCTATGATTTCTGCGGTCGGCGAGTGCTGGAATGGGCGCTTCTGCTGCCGCTCGCCGTGCCAACCTATATCGTCGCCTATGCCTATCTCGATCTGCTGCATCCGCTTGGCCCGGTGCAGGAGCTGGTGCGTGACATGCTGGGCTATGACAGCCCGCGAGAGTTCCGTCTTCCCGATATTCGGTCGATGCCCGGCGCGATCCTGCTGCTGAGCCTCGTGCTCTACCCTTACGTCTATCTGCCGACGCGGGCGATGTTCATGACCCAGTCGGCCAATCTGGTCGAGGCCGCCCGCGCGCTCGGCACGACAAGGCGACAGGTGTTTCGTCGCGTCGCCCTTCCACTGGCCCGCCCGGCCATCGCCGTCGGCGTGAGCCTCGCGCTGATGGAGACGCTGAACGACATCGGCGCGTCAGAATTTCTTGGCGTCCGCTCGCTGACCATCTCGATCTACACGACCTGGGTGACCCGTTCCGACCTGCCGGGTGCTGCGCAGATCTCGCTGGCGATGCTGGTTCTGGTGGTGGCGCTGATCTCGCTGGAGCGATGGGCGCGCCGCCGCCAGCGCTACGCCAGCAGCACTCAGCGGAGCCGCAGCTTCGCACCGCGCGAGCTGCATGGGCGGGCAGCCGCATTTGCCTTTCTGATCGGCGCGCTTCCCGTGGCCCTCGGTTTTCTGGCCCCGGCGCTTTACCTCGCCATCGAGGCATGGCGTCGGTTCAGCTTTGCCGGGCTGTCGGACGATCTGCTGATCGAGGCGCGGAATACCTTCCTGCTCTCGGCGATTGCCACCTCTGCAGTTCTGATCTCCGGCGTGGTGATTGCCTATGCCGCTCGTGCCTTCCCGCGCCGCGCCGTGCTGGTGGCGCAGCGCGTGGCGACGCTCGGTTACGCAATGCCGGGCACGGTGCTGGCGCTCGGGATCCTCGTGGTGGTCGCGGGGCTGGACCGCTGGATCGCCGCATCCGCGCGAGAGATTCTGGGCATCTCGACAGGTCTGATCCTGATCGGCTCGGGGGCGGCGCTTGGCTATGCCTATCTAGCACGTTTCCTGGCCATATCGGTCGGCTCGGTCGAGGCCGGGTTCAGCCGCGTGCCGCGCAGCTATGACCATGTCGCGCGGACTCTCGGCAAGGGGGTTTCCGGCGTGCTGTGGCAGGTGCATCTGCCGCTGTCACGCGGGGCGCTCGCGGCGGCGGGGCTTTTGGTCTTTGTCGATTGCATGAAAGAACTTTCTGCGACTCTTCTGCTGCGGCCGCTGAACTTCGAGACGCTGGCAACACATCTTTACGGAGAGGCCGCGCGCGGCACCTATGAAGATGCGGCGCTGGCGGCGCTGGCGATCGTGCTGGTCGGGCTGCTGCCGGTGGTGCTGCTGGCCCGGGTCGGGCGCGGGCGGGACTAG
- a CDS encoding crotonase/enoyl-CoA hydratase family protein produces the protein MSRIAELKLEHTLLDLDEDGIATVTLNRPTKRNALNAATIDELIEIFRTLPRAGARACILRGAGDHFCAGLDLVEHHAEDRAPEDFMHLCLHWHEAFNKMEYGGVPIIAALHGPVVGGGLELASAAHLRVIDDTAYFGLPEGQRGLFTGGGATIRVADLIGKSRMIDMMLTGRLYRGDEAVTVGLANYRAPDSLAKAQEIARRCAENLPLSNFAICSAISHMQNMSPLDAAYAESVVAGVVNTQKAASERLAAFRDGSGPRIKPTQG, from the coding sequence ATGTCCCGCATTGCCGAGCTGAAACTGGAACATACGCTGCTGGATCTCGACGAGGACGGCATCGCCACCGTCACGCTGAACCGCCCCACCAAGCGCAACGCGCTCAATGCCGCCACCATCGACGAGCTGATCGAGATCTTTCGCACCCTGCCCCGCGCCGGGGCGAGGGCCTGCATCCTGCGTGGCGCCGGCGATCATTTCTGCGCAGGTCTGGACCTGGTGGAACATCACGCCGAAGACCGCGCGCCCGAGGATTTCATGCATCTCTGCCTGCATTGGCACGAGGCCTTCAACAAGATGGAATATGGCGGCGTGCCAATCATCGCGGCGCTGCATGGGCCGGTCGTCGGAGGTGGTCTTGAACTCGCCTCGGCCGCGCATCTTAGGGTGATCGACGACACTGCCTATTTCGGCCTGCCCGAGGGGCAGCGCGGGCTGTTCACCGGCGGCGGCGCGACGATCCGCGTCGCCGACCTGATCGGCAAGTCCCGGATGATCGACATGATGCTGACAGGGCGGCTCTATCGGGGCGACGAGGCAGTGACGGTGGGGCTGGCGAATTACCGCGCCCCCGATAGCCTTGCCAAGGCGCAGGAGATCGCGAGGCGCTGCGCCGAAAACCTGCCGCTGTCGAATTTCGCCATCTGCTCGGCGATCAGCCATATGCAGAACATGTCGCCCCTGGACGCAGCCTATGCGGAATCGGTCGTGGCCGGCGTGGTCAACACGCAGAAAGCCGCGAGCGAGCGGCTCGCCGCCTTCCGCGACGGCAGCGGGCCGCGCATCAAGCCGACGCAGGGTTGA
- a CDS encoding acetyl-CoA C-acyltransferase family protein translates to MSDTDIVILSGARTAIGSFGGSLASVPPIDLAATVTRAALDRAGVAPDQIGTVVFGHVINTEPRDMYLSRVAALDAGIPDTTPAMNVNRLCGSGAQAIVSAVQSLMLADADFAIAGGAESMSRSPYAVPQARFGTKMGDAKMLDMMTGALTCPMGTGHMGVTAENVAGEHGISREDQDGFALESQNRAAKAIAEGRFAEQITPVEISARKGPVTFETDEHPKQTSAEKLAALRPAFQKDGSVTAGNASGINDGAAALVLARAGAAEAAGLTPRFRVLGYAHAGVRPEVMGIGPVPAVRNLLDRTGLSAGDFDVIESNEAFAAQALAVNQELGLDAARVNPNGGAIALGHPVGATGAIITVKAMYELDRIDGKRALITMCIGGGQGIALAIERI, encoded by the coding sequence ATGTCCGATACCGATATCGTCATCCTGTCCGGCGCTCGCACCGCCATCGGTAGCTTCGGCGGCAGCCTCGCCTCCGTGCCGCCAATCGATCTGGCGGCGACCGTCACCCGCGCCGCTCTGGACCGCGCCGGGGTCGCGCCGGACCAGATCGGAACCGTGGTGTTCGGCCATGTCATCAACACCGAGCCGCGTGACATGTATCTGTCGCGGGTCGCGGCGCTGGACGCGGGCATCCCCGACACCACGCCTGCGATGAATGTCAACCGGCTCTGCGGCTCTGGCGCGCAGGCGATCGTCTCGGCCGTGCAGTCGCTGATGCTGGCAGACGCGGATTTCGCGATTGCCGGTGGCGCGGAGTCGATGTCCCGCTCGCCCTATGCGGTGCCGCAGGCGCGGTTCGGGACGAAGATGGGCGACGCGAAGATGCTGGACATGATGACCGGCGCGCTGACCTGCCCGATGGGGACCGGACATATGGGCGTCACCGCAGAGAACGTCGCAGGCGAGCACGGTATCAGCCGCGAGGATCAGGACGGCTTCGCGCTCGAATCCCAGAACCGCGCCGCCAAGGCCATCGCCGAGGGGCGTTTCGCCGAACAGATCACCCCGGTCGAGATCAGCGCGCGCAAGGGGCCGGTCACCTTCGAAACCGACGAACATCCGAAACAGACATCGGCCGAGAAACTCGCAGCACTGCGCCCCGCCTTCCAGAAAGACGGCTCGGTCACCGCAGGCAATGCCTCGGGCATCAATGACGGTGCAGCGGCGCTTGTGCTGGCCCGCGCCGGGGCGGCAGAGGCCGCCGGGCTGACCCCGCGCTTCCGCGTGCTCGGCTATGCCCATGCCGGGGTCCGCCCCGAAGTGATGGGCATCGGCCCGGTCCCCGCCGTTCGAAACCTGCTGGACAGGACGGGGCTGTCGGCGGGCGATTTCGACGTGATCGAATCGAACGAGGCCTTCGCCGCGCAGGCACTCGCGGTAAATCAGGAACTCGGCCTCGACGCCGCCCGTGTGAACCCGAACGGAGGCGCCATTGCGCTGGGCCACCCGGTCGGCGCCACCGGCGCGATCATCACCGTCAAGGCGATGTACGAGCTGGACCGGATCGACGGCAAACGCGCCCTCATAACCATGTGCATCGGCGGCGGTCAGGGCATCGCCCTGGCGATCGAGCGGATCTGA